DNA from Longimicrobium sp.:
GGCGGGGGCGAGCCGCGCCAGGTCTCGCGGGTTGAGGGGGAGCGGGCGCTCGAAAACCATGGCGTGCCCCGCCGCCTCGGGCGGGACGAAGGCGAGCGAGATCTTGGGCGAGTGCCCCTCCTCGCGCCGCAGGCTGGCCCAGAAGGAGGCGTTGATCACCGCCTCCACCGTGCGCGCGTCCGGCTGCGGCGCGAAGTCGGTGACGCCCACGGCCTGGGCGTGCGCCAGGTGCGCCGCGAGCTGCTCCACCACCGTGGGCGCCACGATGCGCGCCGCGGGGTACCCCGGCTTCCTTTTCGTCTGCTCCGGCATTCTCGTTCCGTTCGGGTAGGTCGCTTGCTTTCCTCCCGGAAGGATGCGAACAACGGCGTCCGGATGCCAGGGGTGGCCCTGTCTAGCGGCGGCGGCGCGCCCTATAATTGCGGTTCCCCGGCCACCCTCGCACCCGGTATCCACATGCCCGCCCCGCCCGCAGAAGACTCGCTGGAACGCGTGCGCCGCGTGTGCCTGGCGCTTCCCGAAGCGTTCGAGCAGGAGGCGTGGGGGGCGCCCACCTTTCGCGTTCGCAAGCGCATCTTCGCCATGTTCGCCGCCGCCGGCAACCACCACGGCGGCGGGCGCGCCGGGCTCTGGCTCGCCGCGCCGCTGGGCGTGCAGGAGATCGTGGTGCGCTCCGAGCCGGAAAAGTTCTTCGTGCCGCCGTACGTGGGGGTGAAGGGGTGGATCGGCGCCTACGTGGACACCGTGGACGACGACGAGCTGCACTCGCTGGCGGTGCAGTCGTACTGCATCGTCGCTCCCAAGAAGCTCCAGGCGCTCGTCGCCGGCTGACCCGCTAACGATCATGGCCAAGAAGCCCGCGCAGGAGCTTCCCATCGTCCTCTTCGAGGATTCCGACGCCTTCGCCGAATGGCTGGACCGGCACCACCGCGAGTCGCCGGGGGTGTGGATGCGGCTCGCCAAAAAGGGCGCGGCGCTCCGCTCCCTGTCGTACGCGGAGGCGCTGGACGTGGCGCTCTGCTACGGGTGGATCGACAGCCAGAAGAAGGGCTACGACGAGGAGTCGTGGCTCCAGAAGTTCGGTCCGCGCGGCCCGAAGAGCCTCTGGTCCAAGATCAACCGCGACAAGGTAGAGGTGCTCACCGCGGCCGGGCGCATGCGTGAGGCGGGGATCGACGCCGTGGAGCGCGCGAAGGCGGACGGCCGCTGGGACGCCGCCTACGATTCGCAGCGCAACGCCACCGTCCCGGACGACTTCCAGGCGGAGCTGGACCGCTCGCCGGCCGCGCGCGACTTCTTTGCGTCGCTGGACGGCGCCAACCGCTACGCCATCCTCTTTCGCATCCAGACCGCCAAGCCCGAGGCCCGCGCCGCCCGCATCGCCACCCTGCTCGCCATGCTGCAGCGGGGGGAGAAGATCCATTCCAAAGAGAGTGAACCCTGAGCAGGCCTCGAAAAACAGGCGACGCGAGCGCCGACCCTGCCACAGAGAGGGCAAGGCCGCCGCGCCCGGACCTTCAACCTGTCGCAGGCCGGGCGACTCGCCGGGGTAATGGGGAGGGCATCCAAGGCACAGAATGCGCGCGCACCACGGGAGACCCGCGCCGGAGCGGAGGTCGCTGCTCCGCAACGCTCGGGCATGCGAGCGGCCGGTGCGGCGGTCGGAGGGGCTCATGGTACCGTGGAAGCCGGGTAATGCCGGTGGAGGGTCCCCGGGCGGGGGACCCGGCGATTCTCCGATCAGTGGCTCCGGGCCGAACTGGGCCTGGTGCAACTCGGCGGACGCCGGCCGGTGGCGCTCTCGCATGCCTTGAAGTGAACCCAGTCGGAGAGCCGGATGCGGGAAATCCGCACGTCCGGTGCGATGAGCGGGTCGGGGAAACCGGGCAACCATGCCACGGCGCCCCGACTCGACTCTACTGAGTCGCGGTTACCCCTTGCACCTCACGTAGCGTGAGGTTGTAGAGTTGTGCCGTGGCCACGACGAACACGGAGCGGATGCGATGAAGGCGGGCGGGTGGAAGGTGGGGGAGCTGGCGCGGCGTACGGGGCTTACCGTCCGCACGCTGCACCATTACGACGAGGTGGGGCTGCTGCGGCCAGGGCGCCGCACGCCGAGCGGGCACCGCCTGTACGGCGACGACGAGGTCGAGCGGCTCCACCGCATCCAGTCGCTGCGGCGGCTGGGGTGGGGGCTGGAGGAGATCCGCGGGATGCTGGACGACCCGCGGTTCTCCCCCGCCCGCGTGGTGGAGCTCCACCTGGAACGCGTTCGCGAGCAGATCCGCCTCCAGCAGCGGCTGTGCGAGCGGCTGGAGGAGATCGCATCCCGGCTCCGCGCGGCGGAAACGGTTTCCGCCGACGAGCTCATTCAAACGATCGAGGCGATGACGATGTTCGAGAAATACTACACCCCGGAGCAGCTGGAGGAGCTTCGCCAGCGCCGCGAGCGGGTGGGCGAGGCGCGCATCCGCGAGGTGGAGGCCGAGTGGCCGCGGCTGATGGACGAGGTGCGCGCCGAGATGGAGCGCGGCACCGACCCCGCCGACGGGCGCGTGCAGGCGCTCGCTCGACGCTGGACGGGGCTGGTGGAGGAGTTCACGGGCGGCAGCCCCGGAATCGAGCGCTCGCTCGGCAACGTGTACCGCGAGGAGTCCACGGTGCACGGGATGGACGTGGCGGCGATGCGGCCGCTGATGGAGTACGTGCAGCGGGCGATGGCGGCCGCGAGGGGATAGCGGGCCGCTGACCCGATGTGAGGAAAGGGGCGCACCCGGTTGGGTGCGCCCCTTTCGTTCATCCTGCCCGAAGGCTCAGTGGCTGGCCGGAGCCGCCGGAGCCGAGTCGGTGCCCGCCGCGGGGGCGGGGGTGGTGCCCGTGGTCGCCGCGGAGTCCGCGGGCATGGCCGGGGTGGCGGCCGGGTCGGTCACCGGGGCGGTCGCCGCCGGGTCGGTCGCCGGGGCGGAGCTGGCCGCCGGGTCGGTGGTCGCGCCCGCGTTGTTGGTGTCTTCCGCTTCGTTCCCGCCGCAGGCGGCGAGGGCGGCGAGGGCGAGTACCGTGAGGAGCTGCTTCATGGGGAGCCTCGTTTGCTCGGGGTTGGGTCCACCGCAGCGCGCTCGTCGCGCTCGGTCGGACTCTCTAAAGGCAACGGGCGTGCTCAACGTGCCGGATGCGGAAAAGTGAGAATCCATGCGGATTTTCGTGGTTGGGCAGTGCGTGGCGGGGTGTTCCGAGGGTGTCCGAACGGGTTCAGCGAACGGAAACGGTTGTTCTCTGAACGGCGCCGCTCATCCCTCCAGCCAGTCCATCACCAGCCGGTACGAGATGGAGTAGTTGGAGGGGAATCGAAAGGTGCCGTCGGCGAGCCCGCGGTGGACCTGGTCGCGGGTGAACCAGCGCACCTCCTCCATCTCGTCTTCGATGCGGATCTCGTCGGTGAGCGCCTTGGCCATGAAGCCGATCATCAGCGATCCGGGGAAGGGCCACGGCTGCGAGGAGTGGTAGCGCACGTCCGTGATGGCGACGCCGGACTCCTCCATCACCTCGCGCGCGACGGCGTCCTCCAGGCTCTCGCCGGGCTCCACGAAGCCCGCGAGCACCGAGTACACGCCCGGCTCCCACACGTGCTGCCGGCCCAGGAGGCAGCGCTCCCCGTGCTGCACGCGCATGATGACCGCCGGGTCCGTGCGCGGAAAGTGGTGGGTGCCGCACCCGGTGCACGCGCGCAGGTGCCCGGCCTCGCGCACCTCGGCCGGCGCGCCGCACACGCCGCAGAAGCGGTGGCGCGCGTGCCAGTGCCCCATTCCCCGCGCGAAGGCGAGCAGCCCCGCCTCCGCCGGCTCCATCCGCAGTCCGAAGCGGCGCAGGTCGCCCCACTCGCCCGCGCTCGCGATGGCGGGGTCGTCCGCCCGCTCCTCGTCTACCGGGAAGGAGAAGTACGCCGCGTCGTCCGCCACGCCCAGGAGCACGGCGAATCCGGCCGCCGCCACCAGCGGCGCCGCCTCCGCCGCGGTGAGCCAGGCGGCGCGGGGCTCGTCCTCATCCGCCACGAACAGGTTGCGGTGCTCCCACACGGGCGCGAAGCGGGTGCGCGGATCGTGCATCCGCGCGGCGATCCAATCCGCGTCCTTGCGCCGCTCGCCCGCCCGGTCCACGCCGCCCGCGGCAAAGACGTGTGGCCGCTGTCCCGTTATCGATCCCAATCGGCCGCTCCCGGTGTGGTGTCAACCGCGCTTCACACAGAGACACAGAGGAACCGACAAGAACAGACAAGAGGTTCTTTCCCCTCCCTTGCTGTTCTCCTCCGTGTCTCTGTGTGATGGTTTTCGTTTACGCGGCATGCTCCTTCGCAGGCTCCTGGTCCTCGTCCGGAAGCTCCTTCGCGCATGCATCGCCCTCCTGCGGCCGGGCGCGCTGGATGGCGGCGTTCAACTCGGCGCCGGTCAGCAGGATGAGGGACGACAGGTAGAAGTAGGTGAGGAGGACGATGACCGCGCCCACGCTGCCGTAGGTGACGCTGAACTGCCCCAGGTGCTCCACGTACCAGCGGAAGCCCAGCGAGACGAGGCCCCACAGCACCACCGTAAACACCGCGCCGGGCACGACGAGCGCCACGCGCTGCTTCACGTTGGGCATCGCCAGGTAGACCAGGAAGACGCCCGCCACCGCCCCCGCGATCGCCAGCGGAATGCGCAGCCACGCGACGGCTTCGCGGACGCCGGCGGGCGCGCCGACCTGCCGCAGCCCCCAGTCGCTCGCCATCGGCCCGAACACCATCAGCCCCGTCGCCACCACCACCAGCGAGCCGGCGAGCAGAACGTAGCCGAACGAAAGGACGAAGCGCTTCCAGATCGCCCTCCCCTCGGGTACCTCGTACGCCTTGTTGAGCGCGTTCATGGCCGAGCGCACGCCCCCGGACGCGATCCACAGCGTCGTCAGGAGGCCCACGGAAAGGAGTCCGCTCTGGCGCCGCCCGCGAATTTCGCCGACCACCTGTTCCACCTGGTCAGACGCCTCGCCCGGCAGGAAGCGCCGGCTGTGGTCCAGCAGCCACTGGAAGAGCTCGGGCTGGTCCAGGAAGCTGAACAGCGCCAGCAGTACGATGATGAAGGGGAAGAGGGCATAGAGCGCCTGGTACGCCACGGCCGCGGCGTACGTCATGATGTCGTCCTCGTAGAACCCGCGGAACGTCTCGGCCGCGAGCCTGCGCAGCCCCAGCCCGCGCAGCAGCCCGCGCGCCCGTCTGCCGGGCACCCGCCCGCTCCAATGTCCCAGTTTGCTCACGTGCACCCTCCGATGTCGTAGCCCATACGCAAGCGTGCCTTCCAGCACCTCGCGAGCCACGGGCACGGGTGCGCCGGTTCAGCCTCCCTAACAGCGGCTCACGCGGAGACGCGAGTCGCGGAACGGGTCTCTAAGTTCTCTCAGCGTCTCCGCGCCTCCGCGTGAGGACCTGCCGTTCTCACGCATGGGTGACCTCGGGAACCGCGCGGCGTCGCGGCTCGGCCAGGAGGATGGCGCCGGCGGCGAGGGCGGAGGCGCCGGCGAGGGACCACATCACGGCACCGTATCCGCCCGCGGCGGTGTAGAGGACGCTCGATCCCACGGGCGCGGCGGCACGGGCGACGGCGAGGATCAGCGCGAGGACGCCGCTGATGCTGCCGTAGTTGGCCGCGCCGTAGTATTCCGCGACCAGCGCCGCGCGGGCGGGGGTGATGGCGCCGAAGCCGGCTCCGAAGAGGATGACGAACGCCCACACGCCGCCCCGCCCGCTGGTGGCGAGGAGCACCGCGAGCCCCGCCGCCTGCAGCGCAAAGATGCCGGCGGTGACGCCCGGGCGCGACCAGCGCGTGCCGAGGGGCGTGAACACCAGCCGGCCCGGGAGCCCCAGCGTGCCGATCATCCCCGTGGCGGCGGCCGCGAACGCCGGGGCGTATCCCCACTCCGTGAGCGCGGGGATCAGGTGGACGAACACCGCTGACGTGGTGAGCGACGACAGAAAGAACGCGGCGGCGAGCCAGCGGAACGATCGGCTGCGCAGCGCATCGCGCGTGGAGACGCTGGTCTCCGGATGCACGGCGGGTCCGCCCTCCGCGGCCACGATGCCGCCGTCGGGTACCAGCCCCAGGTCGGCGGGGCGGCGGCGGAGGAGAAGGGCGTGCGGCAGAAAGGTGCCGACCGCCAGGACGACGGCCAGCGCCACGAGCGCGCTCCTCCACCCCAGCGTCTCCACGAGGCGCGATGAGAGCGGGAGGAAGATGACCGAGGCGAAGCCCGCCAGGAATGTGAGCACGGTCAGAGCACGACCGCGGTGGCGCACGAACCAGGTGGCGATGACCGCGAAGGCGGGCTCGTACAGCACGGCCGCCTGCGCGAAGCCGAGCGCGATCCAGATGGCATAGAACGCGGGGAGGCTCCCCACGCGCGACCAGGCGAGCACGAGCAGGGCGGCGGCGAGCGATCCGGCGCTCATCAGCACGCGCGCGCCATGCCGGTCCACCCAGCGGCAGACCGGGATCGCCGCGACGCCCGAGACCAGCAGCGCCAGCGAGAACGCCCCCGTCATCTCCACGCGCGACCACCCCAGCTCCCGCTCCATCGGCTGCAGGAAGACGGGGAAGGCGTAGGAGAGGATCCCGTACGAGATCGTCTCCGTCAGCGAGAGCACCCCGACCAGCACCCACCCGTAGTAGAGCGCCGGACGGGCGGGAGCCGCAGCGCTCACCTCACCGCGTGACGGCCAGGGGAAGCGAGGGCCGCCCGCTCCTCGATCCCAGCCCCACCAGCACGGGCGCATCGGCGGGCGCGGAGCAGCAGGAGCCGCCCAGATCCGTCGAGCACACCCCCGTCTCGGGGAGCACGAGCTCGACCGCCTTCGCGCCGGCATCGTCGCCTACGAGGGCGCAGACTACGGAGCGCACCTGTTCGTAGCCGGTGAGAAGGAGGAAGGTGGGCGCGCGGCCGTAGCTCTTCATCCCGACCGTGTAGTAGCCG
Protein-coding regions in this window:
- a CDS encoding MmcQ/YjbR family DNA-binding protein — protein: MPAPPAEDSLERVRRVCLALPEAFEQEAWGAPTFRVRKRIFAMFAAAGNHHGGGRAGLWLAAPLGVQEIVVRSEPEKFFVPPYVGVKGWIGAYVDTVDDDELHSLAVQSYCIVAPKKLQALVAG
- a CDS encoding YdeI/OmpD-associated family protein, which translates into the protein MAKKPAQELPIVLFEDSDAFAEWLDRHHRESPGVWMRLAKKGAALRSLSYAEALDVALCYGWIDSQKKGYDEESWLQKFGPRGPKSLWSKINRDKVEVLTAAGRMREAGIDAVERAKADGRWDAAYDSQRNATVPDDFQAELDRSPAARDFFASLDGANRYAILFRIQTAKPEARAARIATLLAMLQRGEKIHSKESEP
- a CDS encoding MerR family transcriptional regulator; amino-acid sequence: MKAGGWKVGELARRTGLTVRTLHHYDEVGLLRPGRRTPSGHRLYGDDEVERLHRIQSLRRLGWGLEEIRGMLDDPRFSPARVVELHLERVREQIRLQQRLCERLEEIASRLRAAETVSADELIQTIEAMTMFEKYYTPEQLEELRQRRERVGEARIREVEAEWPRLMDEVRAEMERGTDPADGRVQALARRWTGLVEEFTGGSPGIERSLGNVYREESTVHGMDVAAMRPLMEYVQRAMAAARG
- the nudC gene encoding NAD(+) diphosphatase, with translation MGSITGQRPHVFAAGGVDRAGERRKDADWIAARMHDPRTRFAPVWEHRNLFVADEDEPRAAWLTAAEAAPLVAAAGFAVLLGVADDAAYFSFPVDEERADDPAIASAGEWGDLRRFGLRMEPAEAGLLAFARGMGHWHARHRFCGVCGAPAEVREAGHLRACTGCGTHHFPRTDPAVIMRVQHGERCLLGRQHVWEPGVYSVLAGFVEPGESLEDAVAREVMEESGVAITDVRYHSSQPWPFPGSLMIGFMAKALTDEIRIEDEMEEVRWFTRDQVHRGLADGTFRFPSNYSISYRLVMDWLEG
- a CDS encoding YihY/virulence factor BrkB family protein; translated protein: MSKLGHWSGRVPGRRARGLLRGLGLRRLAAETFRGFYEDDIMTYAAAVAYQALYALFPFIIVLLALFSFLDQPELFQWLLDHSRRFLPGEASDQVEQVVGEIRGRRQSGLLSVGLLTTLWIASGGVRSAMNALNKAYEVPEGRAIWKRFVLSFGYVLLAGSLVVVATGLMVFGPMASDWGLRQVGAPAGVREAVAWLRIPLAIAGAVAGVFLVYLAMPNVKQRVALVVPGAVFTVVLWGLVSLGFRWYVEHLGQFSVTYGSVGAVIVLLTYFYLSSLILLTGAELNAAIQRARPQEGDACAKELPDEDQEPAKEHAA
- a CDS encoding MFS transporter; its protein translation is MSAAAPARPALYYGWVLVGVLSLTETISYGILSYAFPVFLQPMERELGWSRVEMTGAFSLALLVSGVAAIPVCRWVDRHGARVLMSAGSLAAALLVLAWSRVGSLPAFYAIWIALGFAQAAVLYEPAFAVIATWFVRHRGRALTVLTFLAGFASVIFLPLSSRLVETLGWRSALVALAVVLAVGTFLPHALLLRRRPADLGLVPDGGIVAAEGGPAVHPETSVSTRDALRSRSFRWLAAAFFLSSLTTSAVFVHLIPALTEWGYAPAFAAAATGMIGTLGLPGRLVFTPLGTRWSRPGVTAGIFALQAAGLAVLLATSGRGGVWAFVILFGAGFGAITPARAALVAEYYGAANYGSISGVLALILAVARAAAPVGSSVLYTAAGGYGAVMWSLAGASALAAGAILLAEPRRRAVPEVTHA